tgctgcagcactgatttatttatcttgacagcaacagcatttgctcccacaatacataaagccgtgactccagtgctgtaggaggtgatttcaccaccacagttaaaaacaaaatggtgcatgtatgcccatcattagaagtgggtggatgaagggaggtattctaatggtgggcatacccaccgatcaatctctttttttcgttaatgtattttgggatgcaattccatatataaccatggcatgtgtgagcaatataccatttagtgacaaagttttgtaaaaaaatttttttttttgtcattattcaatgggctcaacgtgcctctcagcaatttccttggggtgtctactttccaaaatggggtcatttgtcgtggtttgtactgccctgccattttagcacctcgagaaatgagatagtgtcatggttatgcaatagggttttgtctgtcagcttacctgtctcagggtcacAGGCAATCACCTGACAGATAGGCAGTCAGAAACtaaaaattccagaaaatgtatcctagtttgtagacgctataacttttgcgcaaaccaataaatatacgctcattgacatttttttttaccaaagacatgtggctgaatacattttggtccaaatgactaaaattgagtttattggatttttcttataacaaaaggtagaaaatatcattttttttcaaaattttcattctttttcagcttatatcgcaaaacataaaaattgcagaggcaatcaaatgccatcaaaagaaagctctgtttgtgtgaacaaaaggacgcatatttcatttaggtacagcattgcatgaccgtgcaaatacaagttaaagcagcgcagtgccaaattgtaaaaagtcctcttgtctttaggcagccaaatggtccggggcttaagtggttaaccaattTTAATGAAATATACCAAAAAACAGGTGTTAGGGGGTGGCGGTAGCAAGAGTATAATTTCTGCTATGGCTTCAAAACAGCATTACGATCATAGCATTTTAGCAAAAATGTAATTTGATATTTTctgggggggctgtcaggtaggctgtacgtggccctgtgatttctaacagcagccctgagtaCAGCACAAGTTAAGTGTCTGCACCTGAAGGAGACAGTCATATTGACAGTCTGGGACAGAAGACCAGGCACTTTCATGCACAAGGCATATTGTTGTGCATGGATGTACACTGTTTATTTTTGTACATAAACACcagtaaaagaaaaaacatttcttaatagctgaagctgaaaagaaagaaaactgtatgaCATTAGGATGCAAatataaaagacagtttttggtAATTTGGGTAAAATAATATAAGGAGCAATTCTTATGCTGACATAGCAGTTTTTTGGCCCTTTCAAATATCTAACCAGTTACAGGCAAATAGTTAAGATATGTTTTAAAACGGTATTAGATTGCTATATCAATATTTAGATAACACCTTAATGTTGAGGTTAAGGagtatttttcacatttttaggtCCGAATTTTATACTTTCTAACTTTTTACTCCtgtgattaaaattttttttatcataattaTGTTTTTAGCagtgaaaatgtatactttattctGCAccttaattagattttttttatttgattcaaTTCTGTATATCATACATGTTTTCCACATATTGTACATACACTACACATTCTCCATGACATCAAAATAGTACCAATAGCCTTATTTATTAAAGTGAAACTTAattccgcatacacacgagcagattgatcgaccggactggtccaacggaccgagtccggcggacaatttgaccgtgtgtgggcttcatcggacctgcagcggactttttcggctgaaaatctgacggactttagatttggaacatgtttcaaatctttacgtcggaactccgccggacccagttcctatcgaaaagtctgtatgctagtccgacggactaaaacagacgctagggcagctattggctactggctatcaacttccttattttagtccggtcgtacgtcatcacgtacgaatccgtcggactttgggactttggtgtgatcgtgtgtaggcaagtccgctcgttgggaaagtccgttggaagtctgccgaaagtccatctgatagtccgtcggaccagtccggtcgaaaagtccgctcgtgtgtatgcggcattagacaaagttttatttcagttttggatagaatggagagggattagaatacctgtcgggttttattgctgcctgtgcccccttaACAGAGATTCACCCTGTCTATATGCCCTGCTTACTATTATCAATGGGATTTAAGTACATTTCAAATATTTGATTGTCACCATTACAGGAACAGAGGGGACTTTTTCCATGGTGACAACCAAgtatttcctctctcttcctgttttggctatggaacggTTAACTGAACATCTGACAGGattacaaccctcccttactctagcctAACAGAGAAAAAATGGCCTTTAGTTATACAATAAAGAGTACTTATACTTATGTGCTAAAATTTAAGTGCATTAACCCAACAGATCCCATTTAGAATCCATTTTTTAATGGTCTCATTTCAGTAGAGCAAATTAAATTGAAGAATTGGAACTTTGGAATAAGCACTCTTCATTCAATAATCGGTCAACCCTTTATCATTTAGGAAAATGCACAATATTTAGTTTGGAAACTATGCTGTGTGATTGTGTATgattttgtatatttattaattaaaaaattatGTTATGAATATTGTTAATCCAAAATTTATTGAATTCACTGGAAAATATCAACAGAAATAACTGTGGATTTTCCATATCTAAATAATCATAATTAATGAGACAATCAATACTGTTGTTTTGTGTTTTATTACCTactcaaaaggaaaaaaatctataaTAATCATCTGCTTAACTGACAtatagcatatactgtatgttagcatatattaaaagaatatttaactatgtaaaaagttacatttttttttcatgattaGGATTGCCTTAGAATACAATGCAAAATTGGATTTTCTGGAATAAAAGTGCTGTGACAGAATTTATACTTGTGGGATTTCCAACAAATCAGAATTTTCAGCGCttcctcttttttattttctttatttcctaTGTATTAACAGTGACAGGGAATATTGTTATCATTACCGTAATTCAAGCAGACAGTCACCTTCATCGTCCTATGTACTTTTTTCTCAGCAACTTTGCTTTCATGCAGGTTTGCTACGTAACAGTGACTGTACCTAAGCTGCTCTTAGGTTTTCTAACCAGCATAAACAAAATATCCATCAGAGCTTGCTTTACTcagtgttattttttctttttacttggaGGAATAGAGCATTTCCTATTGGCCATTATGGCGTATGATCGATATGTGGCTATATGCCATCCTTTACGGTATAATACCATTGTCACCTCAAAGGTTTGTTGGAGCCTAGCATGTGGCTGTTGGCTGGGTATCTTCCTTGGTTCTTTACTACCCATGGTCTCCTTAGTAGGATTATCTTTTTGTGGACCAAATATCATTAACCATTACTTTTGTGACGTTTCACCATTATTAAAGCTTTCATGTACTGATACATCTCTgctaaaatcctattttttcagctTAATGTGGATCATTATTTTTAGTTGCCTCATGTTCATTCTTTTGTCATACATCAGTATTATTTCTGCCATTTTTAAGATACCATCCACAGTAGGGCGTCAAAAAGTGTTCTCCACCTGTGGCTCCCACCTGACTGTGGTTATAATATATTTTGGGGCTGTTATATTTATGTATGTTAGGCCAAGAGAAAGTTATTCATTTGAAGAGGACAAGTTGATCTCTGTGTTCTACTCCATTTTGACTCCACTTTTAAATCCATTTATCTATTGTCTAAGAAACAAGGAAATAAAACAGGCTTTGCAGAAATGCATTCAGAGCAAAAAAAGGTTGTTAGCTCATCTGCAcatgtaaataaaatgtttttttatttgaattttttattgCGTAACTccaaacaatactttttttttttgttttgagtggTGGAATGGTAAAAATATCTGCTAGGATTTCATGGCTAGCAGagggaaaattatttttaaaagatTATGGTTAGAATGCAGCTCATGTACATCTTTTATTGTCATACAATTAAACATTATTATTTACTACTTCAACTCAACATTAAAGTGGACCTGATctcaaaaatatattttctatgttATAAGGAACATCTAGAAGTATTAAAAGTGCCTCAGCAATACCCTAAAACATTCACTTTTGTTGTGAATTACTCCTGAAAAAATTCAGTAGACTTCCTAGTATGTGGGTGTGCCTAGTCACTCCTGTACCTATAACCTCATGTTTGTATGTCTGCATTGTAAGACTAAGGTACAGCTGCCTCTAAATTGCTAGTCTCAGGAAGTTTGGAGTaaaatttggtgatgtcactactgttctCACTGCTGTCCTTTTTGTAGGCCATGTCTGCACCAAGGTGAGTTCCTTCATATAGTCACACAGGGCAAAACAAAGCATGTCAGTAAATGTAAACCTCAGATACAGCAATACTTACCATACatgcacacctatgcattttttgtgcgttttgcagtttgcagaaatgcactacagtccatttaacatgctttcctatggtacacgttcacatctatgcattttgcagCTGATTTGACTTTTCTCCAtgttttgtgtgtaatagacttcaatagagtcgcaccagaaacgcaagtgttgcttttgtgatgcaatttttgatgcgttttgcgttacgtttcttatcagaatctggaagccccatttaacaaggcggcccccagattctggcccacccatgtgaatgagtatggggtacattgcacccctattcattcaccaaaaaagtgtcaaaaataaagaaaaacagtagtcctttattaaaaatgaagactgTCCCCCATTGTAGCTCCAACATGTCTTCTTTCTCTGGTATCGCCaccaatgtcttcttcctccagtggtttcttctccctccgccttcttctccctccagtggcatattctccctctgctgtcttctccctcctgtGGTTTATTCTCCCTCCAGTGATGTTTTCTTCCTCTGCCACCACTGACccactgaaaatttaaaaaaaaaacagtcctccTCTGACACTGGCTTGGCTCCCTCTGTTGTGTCAGCTCCACTGTCTGCCAGttattatatagccatggggcatggccatccggtgatgtcaaacgtgcgctcataatgaacataatctatgtaaaaaatacataatctaaatccctgtaagaaaatcagaaatgtgcatcaaaaaatattgataattaataaatggtaaaaagctgtgaaaaatgtcataacatttcaagaaaagttttcacaacccaaatggataaggaacagtccttagatgaaatactccaaggagcgaaagttcttatgatgaacagtaggagagggagtcccatacataaacagttacttcacagaagcaggaggaagcatccaccttccgaccagtcagacactgcacatatatatggagagggagggaaatgaggataagagctctcatatagtcccacagtattaaaaggtggacccttaccctcaatgatggacctcctctctggcgaggtctcacacgcaggcagactttgccatctgcagggactgtggatggatgatgtccggatccagcttatacagtgtgcgtctccagcttggcttctaccaactcgtccaccttgttcttctgaagaaatccatgtctgtttgtctgtgcctctgttcagtgctctttagcaaccagctatatacagtgtggttaaagagaaaaaaacgcAAAGCGCTAAATGCattaaaactgcatgcaaaaatgcataaaaaactagggtttaaaaatgcaaattgcaccacaaaacaagcctgaaaaatgcatcaagcatagaccgcatagatgtgaacctagacttagtcCTTTTCTCTCTGCCTGCCATTTTTGGGCACAGCTTACAGCTTTTAGTTCTTCTTTAAGCACATAAATATTTAAAACACTGTATATTTACTAAATCACATACTGTATAGAGTCACTGGAGAAAATGCATAGGTTTCCCTTTTAAAGTCTCCAATCAGGCAATAAATAGAAAACACTCTAATTTCTCCTACTTAAAAAggcttaggtgtccgtttatgaagcagtgaaatctattcactgcttcgttctccggcattcacagtgaagatctttctcctctgtgtgcctgtttatgaagctttgtagatcgcttcaccttcggaggagtgaagagatctacaaatgcttcaaacagtggagaacggcccctgatactggaatctcgtgagactttacgagattacagcaccagaaatacagagatgtcagtttattaagcggtgataaattatcaccgctcaatacacggacaattaatgttaataaaataatgagtccccctacattatatgcatatgtatacacacacacacattatatatacatgtatatacacacacattatatatatatacatatacacattatatgtatacacataaatatgacagggggacatgctaacaatgttggggggtctgaacgaggcataaggaagttaaaaatcttcctccttctccctcagatccccccagatttcctcttcactccccgattcaccacctctgagctggtgaacctgggagtgtgaattctgacacagatcgccagtgaagcggtgagatcaccgcttcataaactggccgttactgtgtaaTTCATGAGAATTCTCtgcgtgtagagataatcggcgggagaacaagttcaaacatgttctcccccgattatcactgtttcataaactgtttatggactgtgatcagcggtgatcctcgggatcaccgctgatcactgcttcataaacggacaccttaaagTGAAATTCAAGTCTAACACTAACCATTCTTAAAATTGTTCCCTCACTCCTCCTCCTACCCATCTTGCctaccctgtgtaaaaaaaaaaaaaaatctgtatacttaAATTTTTTTAGTTTGCTtaggtctggtcatgtgatcccctcTGTCAGAGGGCGGCTGCTGCAGGTGAGTTTAGGTAGCAACGACCACaactgggccatgggagcctatgggtcaCAAGTAAGGTAAGAGTACTgatcttttttacacagggtatGGAGAATAGGTAGGAGGAAGGGAATTTTTTTAGAAACAGTTAGCGTTGGGCTTAAATTCCACTTTAACGTAAAGCATTAAAGCTCCAATATAAGGCACAAAGAGAATTCAAAGTTCTAGGATGTTATGAATCCAACTCTGTAGCCAGAATAAAGCCCCAACATCAAATGTAGTGGAATTTAATTTACTGAGACATAAATCTAGGCAAACTTTCAATTTTGTGCATAAATCAGAATCAGAGACCAGCTAATAGTACATTACACCAGCATCAGATATATATGCAAACAAAACCAAGTGACAGCTTGTGTGTAACAAAAAATCATATAGTAAAGTTAAAAATGAAAGTTTCACAAAAGTTCAAATAAAAAATCCCAATCCTTGTGTCCATGTGGTTAAAGAAAGCATTCTTCACACTTTGAATATCTCCAAGTAAAATACACACCACCTCTAGAATAAGAGTGAATGCTTAACAGATGGCAATGATCCCAATGTGAGTGGCCATAAACAGTTTAGAAGGTTTGTCCTCCCAAAGGATTCACAGACAAGATGTAGAGCTCCATGAGTAATCATACACAacatagaggacctgtcatcattCAGAACCCACAAGCAAAGTACAGGACTCTGCCAGTATTCACATGAATCATATAGATGATATATGCAGAAAGAAAGCACAAGGGCACAGCTTATAGTGTAAAtcaaacagtttattaaaaaagtttaaaaacacttaaaaaaaatgtagataGTAGTGCTATGCAGATGAGAAATTCAAAACTCCACCAGCGGTCGTAGGCTTACATGGTGACATTAGTGTGTCTAGCTCAACGCGACATGTTTTGCCAAATACTAAAAATACTGAATGAACTCTCTGCGCACTGCTATACCATTTTTAGCAATTCAGTATttctagtgttaacatgtggtcacacccctttagcacctggtagattatatgcatgtacaggctattgggatctgagcacaggtatatcttgtttatGTTTTGCCAAAGGTGACATCATCAGgggctgtacagtgccttgaaaaagtttcataccgcttgaaattttctacattttgtcatattacaaccaaaaacataaacggTTTGTCATAATGTTTGTACTGAAATATTTAAACAGTTTTATATTCATGAAAATAAGTAAGGatctatgtttaaccacttgcctacagggcacattcacccccttcctgcccagaccaattttcagctttcagcgctctcacatttgaatgacaattactcagtcatgtaacactgtacccaaatgaaatttgcgtcctttttttcacacaaatagagctttcatttggtggtatttaatcactagtgggttttttattttttgtgctataaataaaaaaatactgaaaatttggtaaaaaaatgcctttttctttgtttctgtcataaaattttgcaaattagtaatatttcttcttaaattttggccaaaatttgtacaactacatatctttggtaaaaataaccctaattagtgtatattatttggtttttgtgaaagttatagagtctacaagctatggtacaaatcattgaaaattgatcacacctgatcacacctgatgtactgaagacttatctcatttcttgagacactaacaagccaggaaagtacaaatacccacaaaatgaccccattttggaaagcagacaccccaacgtataatctatgaggcatagtgagtcttttgaactgttcatttttttccagtttttggaaaatgtggaaaaaagttgtccatttttaagatatttccaacacatagcatgtacatagcaaaaatgacactccaaaatacattctgctactcctcctgagtatggcaataccacatgtgtgagacttttacacagcctggccacatacagaggcccgccagggaagtagcaccttcaggtgttctacaagcataaattacacatctcatttctcaaccacctattacaattttgaaggccctggagccccaggacaatggaaacgcccacaaaatgaccccattttggaaagcagacaccccaatgtataatctatgaggcataatgagtcttttgaacggttcatttttttccagaagtttttggaaaatgtggaaaaaaaatgaaaatgcattttttccccacaaagttgtcaatttttaagatatttccaacacatagcatgtacatagcaaaaatgacaccccaaaatacattctgctactcctcctgagtatggcgataccacatgtgtgaggcttttacacagcctggccacatacagaggcccgccagggaagtagcaccttcaggcgttctacaagcataaattacgcatctcatttc
This window of the Aquarana catesbeiana isolate 2022-GZ linkage group LG01, ASM4218655v1, whole genome shotgun sequence genome carries:
- the LOC141113410 gene encoding olfactory receptor 6B1-like; protein product: MQNWIFWNKSAVTEFILVGFPTNQNFQRFLFFIFFISYVLTVTGNIVIITVIQADSHLHRPMYFFLSNFAFMQVCYVTVTVPKLLLGFLTSINKISIRACFTQCYFFFLLGGIEHFLLAIMAYDRYVAICHPLRYNTIVTSKVCWSLACGCWLGIFLGSLLPMVSLVGLSFCGPNIINHYFCDVSPLLKLSCTDTSLLKSYFFSLMWIIIFSCLMFILLSYISIISAIFKIPSTVGRQKVFSTCGSHLTVVIIYFGAVIFMYVRPRESYSFEEDKLISVFYSILTPLLNPFIYCLRNKEIKQALQKCIQSKKRLLAHLHM